The window CCTTAAACTATCTTCTCCGTACGACGCCTGCATCATCACAAAGAACGACGAGAACCTGATAGTTTCATCCTTTTGCGCCACGCTAACAATTACGGATAAAAACGTCAGCTTGCTTTACGTATTAGCCTTTTTGAACTCAAAATTGTACCAAGACCAAATCAAGGACCATGCAGCAGGATCCGCCATCCCATTAATTTCTGTAGGAGCTATCGAAAATGTACAAATTCCTCTCCCATCAAAAGAGGAACAAGAAAAAATAGGAAAGGACTTCATAAACACCATGAAAAAAATCAAACTTATAAACAAAGTTATCTCTTTGGAAAGTGAAAAAATAAACTCTATTTTCTACGGAATGGAGGGATAAGGAAATGGATAAAAATAAAGAATTTGTAGATGAAT of the Fibrobacter sp. UWR4 genome contains:
- a CDS encoding restriction endonuclease subunit S; the protein is MVKKRLSDISKISGGQITSRLEKKEIDDLFEIVEESDKPKITREAFVLVPRAISNSFVDKSSLMKIVCEKETKKEVDAAGLTAFVSEDKITKANTLVLKLSSPYDACIITKNDENLIVSSFCATLTITDKNVSLLYVLAFLNSKLYQDQIKDHAAGSAIPLISVGAIENVQIPLPSKEEQEKIGKDFINTMKKIKLINKVISLESEKINSIFYGMEG